The segment AAAAAGAGATATTATTCTCCAGTTCCTTGTAGAAACAATTATCATGTCAGGAACAGGGGGACTTATGGGAATTGGATTAGGTTTATTTATCCCTTATTTGATAACATATTTCGCCTCTATGCCTACTATTATTCGTTTATGGAGTCCTTTAATAGCATTCGGTATATCAGCAGGTATTGGTATTATTTTTGGAATATATCCAGCCCTTCGTGCTGCAAACATGGACCCTGTTGAAGCACTTAGACACGAATAAACCAAATTAGCACTTTAACCCTCCTTTATATATAATTAGTAAATAAAATAGATTGTTAGAAAGCAGTTAATATGTTCCCAAAGGATATCGAAATAAGAGGCGCAAAGACACAAAGGGAAGTAGATGAAGCCATCCAATTAATGGCAAGTATATCCCGACAAGATTTCTTTGTCGCCAGTGATTGGCTGGTAAATATTGGAGCAAAATACCCGAACTTCCAGAATGAACATATTCGTATTGCTTTATATAATGGAAAAATTATTGCTGCATTAAGAATTACCACCGATATAATTCGTTTGGGCGAAGCAAGATTAAAAATGGGTGGAATTGGTTGGGTTTCTACCGCAGGACATTTCAGAAATAAAGGCATTGCCAGTAAATTAATTCAAAATGCCGTTCAATATATGAAAACCAACGCTTACCATGTCTCCATGCTTTTTGGTATCCCTAATTTTTATCATCGTTTTGGATTTGCTACTACTTTACCCGAATATTATGTAAACATAACGACAAAAGAGGTTTTGGGTATTCAACCTATTCCACATAAAGTCCGAAAAATAAAGCCCGGAGATATTCCTTTATTACGAAAAATACATAATGATAATGATGAAGATATCGCATGTTCATTAATAAGAACACAGGCGCATTTTGCTGTTAAATGGAAAGAATGGGAAAATGGAAAAACGGTAATGGATATGAATGGAAAAATATTAGGATATTTTTTACCCAGAAATAATAATAGCGATACATTATTTATACAAGAAATTGGTTCCACAGATATAGAATCATCAAAAGCGGTGCTATATGCTATTGGGAAATTGGCAGAAAAGGAAAAAGCAGGAAAAATACAAATAGCATCTCCTCCATGCCATCCTCTATCTCGTCTTTTAATAAGACATTATTCTATTCAAGAAATCCACTATAAGAGAAATGAAGGAGGTATGATGGCCATTGTAAACGAAGAAGAAACTTTAGAATGTATGATTCCCGAATGGGAAAAACAAATACAACAGAAAACATTTGTCCAGCAAGATGATGAAATAACGCTGATTATTTCAGGCGAACCCTATTGTATTCATTACCGTAAGGGAACTATTAGTATCATTAAAAAATTAGGTAGAAACAAAGTTTCTATGGATAAAGTAGACTTAGCCCAACTTTTGACAGGATATATCTATGTTACACATATTTTAGACAAAAAAAGATTTTCTATTTCATCCGATGCAAGAAATTTCTTATCTGCGATATTTCCCAAAAGATTTCCGTATGTATGGCAAATGGACCGATTTTAATGAGGTGATATATGAAAATAAACAAAAATAGCATCAAATTTAGATTTCTTGGTAACCTGATAATCGTTTTTGTTTTTCTAACATTGCTTATCTCAATTTTACAGATATTTTTGATAAACAACCTTATAATTAAAGCCTCTAATGAAAGAATAAAATTGAATATAAGGTCAGGTTGGTATTACTTCGAAGAAAAAAAACGGAAATTGGAAATTATTCTTGATTTCTTACAGCATCATATCCTTTTGCAACAGGGTAATATAAAAACAATCTTAATGGATACGCAGAACCTGTTATCAAAATATGCAGAGAACAAGGATATTGACTATCTCTGGGTAATTCCAACGGATATATATAAATCAGACGAAAGTACATTTAAGGAAATAGATAGTTTTTTTAGCAAAGAAAATCCAGAAAATGCTTCGGGATATATAAAAAAGGACTTCAAAAAACTTAATGAAAAGATTCCCTTTAGTTTTCAATCCAGCAAAGATATCCCGGAGGGAGAACTTATCTCAATTTATTCTAATAAAAGGATTATTTTTGAGAATAATAATGGGCATAATAAGGAAATAATTTTAATTGCGGGTAGTTGGTTAGACGGAGCTAACTATTTTGTAGACCAGATTCAAAATCTTGTATTTGAAGATAGATTTTATAAAGGACGAAGAGTCGGAACAGTAACGATTTTCAATGGTTCAAAACGGATTGCTACTACAGTGTTATTACCCGATGGGCAGAGAGCCGTTGGGACACAGGTATCCGAAGAAGTAAGAGAACAAACATTAGTAAAAGGTATTCCATGGATAGGTCGAGCAAAAGTACTCGATGACTGGTACCTAACCTGTTATGAGCCTATTCGTGATATACGAGGAAATATTATCGGTATGTTATATATGGGCGAATTAGAAGCCCTGACGAAAGATACCCGAACATTTGTTGTGCTTATAACCATAGCGGTTATTTTATTTACTATGTCCATTGCTTTGGTCATTCGATTAAAACAAACCACTCAATTATTAAAACGAATTTATAAGTTAAGTAATTCTGCTAATGAATTTGCCAATGGTAATTATTCAGTTAGAGCAGGAAAAGATACAATCGGAGATGAGATATCCGAATTGATTGCGGTCTTTAACTCTATGTTGGAGACTATCGAGAAAGATAGGGAACAACTTATTCAACAGCAGGAACTAATAGAAGAAGCCAATGCGAACTATCTCGATATGTTGGGCTTTGTAACCCATGAACTACGGAATAGCTTAGGTTCTGCTATATTCAACATTGCCTCCTTAAAAGAAGGGGCGTTCGGAGAAATTTCCTCAGAAGTAAAAGAAGGTCTTGACATTGTTGAGGATAGCCTGAAATATTTAATGGAGATAACCAATAACTATCTGCAATTGTCCCGTTTAGAACAGGGGGATTTATATTTTGAAAAGCAAGAAGTAAACCTATTAAATGATGTAATTAACCCCATTTTAAATGAACTATCAAAACTGCTGAAATCAAAAAAGATAAATGTTGCAAATGAGGTAAAAGAAGAATTTACAATGCCCGCAGATATAAATTTAATGAGAGTTGTTTATGAAAATCTATTGGGGAATGCTATTAAATATGACAAAGAAGGCGGAAATATAAAAATCTCTGCAACGCGGACAGAGTCCGGCAAAATTCAATTAGTCGTATGGAACGATGGAAGCCCTATCGAACCCCAGATAATAACTTCACTATTTCACCGATTCAGAAGATATGACACCAAAACTCCAGAAGGGAAAAAAGGAGCAGGCTTGGGCTTATTTATTGTAAGGAGGATAATAGAATTACACGGTGGAGAAATTAATATTCAATCTACCCCTGAAAGTGGGACATCTTTTATTATAACTATCCCATTTTAATTTACATTAAATATCCTAAAAACCTTGATTGAGCTCTTTAATTTTATTTTTTACCTTTATGGGGGCAGTTCGTGAACTGCCCCTACTGCCCCTCTGTGCTTAACATCGTATTCTTTTCTACTTTATGGGGGCAGTTCGTGAACTGCCCCCTGCTGCTGCCCCTACTGTCCTGTCTGTCCTGTCCCTGCCCCATTTAAAATGTTATAAAATAGATATTTTATGAAGGTAAAATATAGATTGTGAAAGAGAAAAAATGGTTAATGGAGATTTTCGGTTAGCATTTGTTTAATATTTGCACAGGCTTTGTCAATTAATTCTTCGCCTGTGCCTGCAGGAACCCATGAAAACATAGGGTCAGCCCCATATCCGCCTTCTTCAATAGCTTCTACCGTTGGGATATAAAGGGAATGGCCATTACAGTATCCTAAAAATATAGTCTTTTTTGCTGGAGAATTAGCCTTTAAACGGATAGCAAGTCCAGAGAAAAATTCACCAGAACCGCCAACAAGTGCTAATTCTTTGTTTATAAGAGCCGTTGTTAAGGTTACAGAAACGGTATTATTAGAAAATTCTTTTAATAATGCATTGATAAGTTCCGGGAAAAATCCCTGTTTATATACAGCCATAGTAAGAGAATTTGTTGTATCCATACGAGAAGGATAAGTAAATCTTTCCGATTTAAACTGTATTAATGGCTGTGTAGGAACAGTAAGATGTATTGTTTTATAAAGTTCAGCAGAATATTCTCCGATAGCGTTTCCAAAACCGACCATTCCTTTGCGTTGGTCATTTGTATTAGGTGACATATCTCCTGCAGAACCTTGAAGGAATATGCACGGGACATTTAATAATTCTTCAAATCTTTTTTGCATGATACCCGCCCAATCAGAACTCCAACGACGGTCAAATATATCGTCAAGTACCGCATGTGCAGAAAAATTAATCATCGCTGTAATAGGTTTATCGTCTATGGTATCTATACGAATTATGGTTAGTTCTGGGTCACGCATTTTTTGTGGTTTTTTGGATACACGATTGCGATTTAAATCAGTTTGTTCACTGGTCCAGCCAATTTTTGCCGGGGTAAGTTTTGCCGTCGCTTCGGATATTGCTATACAAATTTTGTTTTCGAGTTCTTCAACATATTGGATGGCTTTGTCAAATTTACCCTGTCCACAATCGGGTTCATTAATTAATTCGATAACAGGTCCATGATGGGTATGTGAGCCGACAAGCATAACATAAGAAACACCACAATCTTTTTTAACGCGTTCTATTATCTTTTCCATAGACCTTTGTGTAGGCGAACGACCTAAATCCATTCCTCCGACGGCAAGACGATTTGTTCCATCGTCAAACACAACGACTTTGAAATTTAATGGATATTTTGTGCCTTCGGAAGGTAAGTCATGTCTGGCTCCGTATCCCCACATGGGGACACCTGCAGGAGGTGTAATATCTACCATAGCAAAACCTGCTTTAAATACAGATTGAGAATAGGCAAAAGTAACTGAGAATAGGCATAAGAAAAAAATAAATAGAAATGTTTTTTTAATTATATGGGAAACCATAATAAGCTCCTTATAATAAGTAAATGTTGTATTTCATATATGACACAAATAAAATACAAATTGTTTCAATAGGTTTATTTGTTATAGATATAGATATGCGAGAAATTACAGGAAGATTAAAGTTATTATGGGGCTATATATTTTTTTAGTAAATTATTTGGAATTTCCCAGAATTTTATCCGTTCCCGACGCCATGTGTACGATATGCCAATCCCTTTACGAGTAGTAATGATTGCAGGGTAAGAATATTCGTGAGTAGGGTTTAAATCCTTTTCAAGGTAAACAAATTCTACCCATGTTTTGCCATTATCCTTAGAATAAGCAAGCATTAATTGATTGCGAGGTCCCCAATTTCCTGCAATGGGGTTGTAAACCAACCATAAGATGCCATCAATATTTTTGATAAGGTCAATCCCACTATTATTATTTGGCAAATCTGTTCGGTGAACCTTTCCCCATGTTTTCCCCCCATCTTCAGAATCGCATCGGGCAATACATCCCCCTGTGGAACGCATGAGGGCGTGGACATGATTAGGTTGGGATTCCCAGAAAGTCGGTTGAATAACACCTTTTCCATGAATTCCAGAGGATTCCAAATCCCAATCATTACTTCGTATCCATGTTATACCTTTGTCATTAGTTCTATCTGCAAAACAATGCCAAACTTTTATTTCAGTTGAAGCAGGAGCAAGCCAGGTTCCATCATGAAGAATAATGGGTTTGTTTTTTACCGGACCTCTACCGCCAATATCTCCTGGAACAAGTTCTGTAGGTTCTGTCCATGTCTTCCCATTATCTACTGTTTTCATCCAATATGTAGACCAATTAGGGACATCTTTTCCAACTTTGAAAAACAAATAGATAATATTATCCTGATCCTTAAACAGAACAGGATTCCAATGAGCCTCCTCACGAACTTTGGCTATTTTTTGAGGAGTATTCCATTTTTCCCCATCCCAACGAGATAGCCAGATAGCCACATCCGGATTTTTTTCTTTTGTTCCACCAAACCATGCAGAGAGCATTTCCCCTTTAGCTGTTTCGACTATTGTGGAAGCATGACATTCTTTAAAAGGTCGCTCATCCTCAAAAATATAATTTACAGTTCCTCCACTATTTTGAACCGCTGATATAAAATCTTCGGTTGATATTATAGGAGGATTGTGTAATACGACGCATGAGGAAAGAAATAAACAAAATAAAGGCATAACAATACTCCCCAATAAGAATTTTTTAATCTTTAATTTAATCATACTTACATCCAGATAAATAAAACAAATATAGATGCAGGAATAACAGCAATAAGAGTAAATGGAATGGAGATTTTTATCCATTGCATAAAAGACACAGGATATCCCTCCTTTTTAAGCAAACCTGTTCCCACAATATTTGCGGATGCACCGATGGGTGTTATATTTCCTCCGAGACTTGCACCAATGAGTAAACCCAGATAAAGTAAAGTTGGTTCGAAGCCACCTTTTTCAGCAAGAATTGTTGTAATAGGAAGCATTGCGGCAAGGTAAGGAACATTGTCAATAAATCCGGATAGAACCAAGGAAATGAAAATAAGAACAATATATATTGCGATTTTGTTGCTTCCTATATGTAGATATATAAACTCCGCAATGTCATTTGTCCAGCCAAATTTATTTAAGGTGCCAACCATAATAAAGACGCCAATGAGGAAGAATGTAGTATCCCAATCCAATTTTTTAATAGTATCTATAAACGAAATGTCGTTTGACCATTTTGCCCAGATAATCCCTAATAATGCAATCACCATACAAATAAATCCTGCAGATGTAAAAACGCTTTCTTCAAAAAAAGATGCAAGGGCGAGCAAAAAAATCAATAATAAAAGGAAAACTGTAGGTATCCATGATTTTATAGGTTCAATGTCAACTTCCTGTTCGCTTTTATATTTTTTGAATATCCAATATAGAAATGTTAGAGAAGTAATAGCACCTATTTGTATTGCAAAGAAAATTCCGGGTTTGCCATGATGAAAAAAGAAATCTAAGAAGTTAAAATGGGCATATCCCGCTAAAAGCATACTGGGTGGGTCGCCAATCAAAGTTGCAGTTCCCTGTAAATTACTCGAAATTGCTACACCGATTATTAATTCACGCGGGTCAATTTTCAAGCGTTTTGCCAATTCAAAACATATAGGAGCAATGATAAGAACGGTAGCAACATTTTCTACAAATGCAGAGATAAATGATGCTAATCCACAAATGATTATAAGTGCAACAGGCGTGCTCATTTTTTTATGAATAAGATAAGTGGCTAAAAAAGCAGGACAACGACTATCAATAAAAATATCAGCGAGAAAAAGCATACCTACAAAAATGCTTATGACATTCCAGTTAATAGTGAAGAAGACTTCTGTGGGGGACATTATTCCTGAAAGTAAAATAATAGCCGACGCACCAATTGCAATAATGCTTCTCCACGAAGGCAAAATGAAAAAAAATAAATATGCAAAAACAAAAAGTATTAATGATATATTTTTAGGTTCGAACATATAACAACAGGTAAAAGAGTTAATATGGTGAGATTATAGCATGATA is part of the Candidatus Hydrogenedens sp. genome and harbors:
- a CDS encoding cache domain-containing protein, translated to MNIRSGWYYFEEKKRKLEIILDFLQHHILLQQGNIKTILMDTQNLLSKYAENKDIDYLWVIPTDIYKSDESTFKEIDSFFSKENPENASGYIKKDFKKLNEKIPFSFQSSKDIPEGELISIYSNKRIIFENNNGHNKEIILIAGSWLDGANYFVDQIQNLVFEDRFYKGRRVGTVTIFNGSKRIATTVLLPDGQRAVGTQVSEEVREQTLVKGIPWIGRAKVLDDWYLTCYEPIRDIRGNIIGMLYMGELEALTKDTRTFVVLITIAVILFTMSIALVIRLKQTTQLLKRIYKLSNSANEFANGNYSVRAGKDTIGDEISELIAVFNSMLETIEKDREQLIQQQELIEEANANYLDMLGFVTHELRNSLGSAIFNIASLKEGAFGEISSEVKEGLDIVEDSLKYLMEITNNYLQLSRLEQGDLYFEKQEVNLLNDVINPILNELSKLLKSKKINVANEVKEEFTMPADINLMRVVYENLLGNAIKYDKEGGNIKISATRTESGKIQLVVWNDGSPIEPQIITSLFHRFRRYDTKTPEGKKGAGLGLFIVRRIIELHGGEINIQSTPESGTSFIITIPF
- a CDS encoding neutral/alkaline non-lysosomal ceramidase N-terminal domain-containing protein, with protein sequence MVSHIIKKTFLFIFFLCLFSVTFAYSQSVFKAGFAMVDITPPAGVPMWGYGARHDLPSEGTKYPLNFKVVVFDDGTNRLAVGGMDLGRSPTQRSMEKIIERVKKDCGVSYVMLVGSHTHHGPVIELINEPDCGQGKFDKAIQYVEELENKICIAISEATAKLTPAKIGWTSEQTDLNRNRVSKKPQKMRDPELTIIRIDTIDDKPITAMINFSAHAVLDDIFDRRWSSDWAGIMQKRFEELLNVPCIFLQGSAGDMSPNTNDQRKGMVGFGNAIGEYSAELYKTIHLTVPTQPLIQFKSERFTYPSRMDTTNSLTMAVYKQGFFPELINALLKEFSNNTVSVTLTTALINKELALVGGSGEFFSGLAIRLKANSPAKKTIFLGYCNGHSLYIPTVEAIEEGGYGADPMFSWVPAGTGEELIDKACANIKQMLTENLH
- a CDS encoding GNAT family N-acetyltransferase, with protein sequence MFPKDIEIRGAKTQREVDEAIQLMASISRQDFFVASDWLVNIGAKYPNFQNEHIRIALYNGKIIAALRITTDIIRLGEARLKMGGIGWVSTAGHFRNKGIASKLIQNAVQYMKTNAYHVSMLFGIPNFYHRFGFATTLPEYYVNITTKEVLGIQPIPHKVRKIKPGDIPLLRKIHNDNDEDIACSLIRTQAHFAVKWKEWENGKTVMDMNGKILGYFLPRNNNSDTLFIQEIGSTDIESSKAVLYAIGKLAEKEKAGKIQIASPPCHPLSRLLIRHYSIQEIHYKRNEGGMMAIVNEEETLECMIPEWEKQIQQKTFVQQDDEITLIISGEPYCIHYRKGTISIIKKLGRNKVSMDKVDLAQLLTGYIYVTHILDKKRFSISSDARNFLSAIFPKRFPYVWQMDRF
- a CDS encoding exo-alpha-sialidase, with amino-acid sequence MPLFCLFLSSCVVLHNPPIISTEDFISAVQNSGGTVNYIFEDERPFKECHASTIVETAKGEMLSAWFGGTKEKNPDVAIWLSRWDGEKWNTPQKIAKVREEAHWNPVLFKDQDNIIYLFFKVGKDVPNWSTYWMKTVDNGKTWTEPTELVPGDIGGRGPVKNKPIILHDGTWLAPASTEIKVWHCFADRTNDKGITWIRSNDWDLESSGIHGKGVIQPTFWESQPNHVHALMRSTGGCIARCDSEDGGKTWGKVHRTDLPNNNSGIDLIKNIDGILWLVYNPIAGNWGPRNQLMLAYSKDNGKTWVEFVYLEKDLNPTHEYSYPAIITTRKGIGISYTWRRERIKFWEIPNNLLKKYIAP
- a CDS encoding SLC13 family permease, whose protein sequence is MFEPKNISLILFVFAYLFFFILPSWRSIIAIGASAIILLSGIMSPTEVFFTINWNVISIFVGMLFLADIFIDSRCPAFLATYLIHKKMSTPVALIIICGLASFISAFVENVATVLIIAPICFELAKRLKIDPRELIIGVAISSNLQGTATLIGDPPSMLLAGYAHFNFLDFFFHHGKPGIFFAIQIGAITSLTFLYWIFKKYKSEQEVDIEPIKSWIPTVFLLLLIFLLALASFFEESVFTSAGFICMVIALLGIIWAKWSNDISFIDTIKKLDWDTTFFLIGVFIMVGTLNKFGWTNDIAEFIYLHIGSNKIAIYIVLIFISLVLSGFIDNVPYLAAMLPITTILAEKGGFEPTLLYLGLLIGASLGGNITPIGASANIVGTGLLKKEGYPVSFMQWIKISIPFTLIAVIPASIFVLFIWM